Proteins from one Esox lucius isolate fEsoLuc1 chromosome 19, fEsoLuc1.pri, whole genome shotgun sequence genomic window:
- the LOC117593421 gene encoding uncharacterized protein LOC117593421 has translation MSSYWAKRRRILKGVERDKQEIAAANNALFAIIPDLLPTDQVNPHVNEHGMATTSHVQTVTPEAQETLVDEVYEPGEMFSSSTEDSEEEVDCLRTQLAGWAIDNMIPHHEGMLFAIVQFIDEGDLPFAVVPQVWLSKGMCYWPPFNLCKKDKGNNLAIRCTPPHSTWEKHNFKFMKGAESWQEATRYLMRFQTGSCVETTDDDKKGK, from the exons atgtctagttactgggccaaaaggagaAGAATATTGAaaggagttgagagggacaaacaggaaatTGCAGCTGCAAACAATGCTCTATTTGCTATTATTCCCGACTTACTCCCGACTGACCAAGTAAATCCTCATGTTAATGAGCATGGAATGGCTACAACAAGCCATGTACAAACTGTAACCCCTGAAGCACAGGAAACACTTGTTGATGAGGTATATGAACcaggtgaaatgttttcctcaaGCACAGAAGATAGTGAAGAGGAAGTGGATTGCCTAAGGACACAATTGGCAGGGTGGGCTATTGACAACATGATCCCCCATCATGAAGGG ATGCTGTTTGCCATTGTTCAGTTCATTGATGAGGGGGATCTGCCGTTTGCAGTGGTTCCGCAAGTGTGGCTCAGCAAGGGCATGTGCTATTGGCCCCCATTTAACCTCTGCAAAAAGGACAAAGGCAACAATTTAGCCATCCGCTGCACGCCTCCACACAGCACCTgggaaaaacataattttaagtTCATGAAGGGAGCAG AATCTTGGCAAGAGGCGACAAGATATTTGATGCGCTTCCAAACAGGTTCCTGCGTTGAAACGACGGATGATGACAAGAAGGGAAAGTGA